Within Desulfurobacterium thermolithotrophum DSM 11699, the genomic segment TCCAACAGAGATGGAACTTTTAATAGCTTCATCAACTGGAAAGCATATTGAAGCAAAGGCAAAGGAAGTTTACATAGAAACAGATGATGGTGACCTTGGAGTTTTGCCAGGTCACCAACCTGAGTTTTATTCAATTAGTGCAGGATTTGTAAGATTTAAAGATATTGAAGGAAAAGAAACAGTTAAACTTCTCTTTAATGGATTTGTTCAGATAGAGCCTGAAATTATTAGAATAGGTGTTCAAGATATCTATGAACCAGAAGAAGTTAACATAGAGATAATCGAGAATGAGATTTCTGAACTAAAAGAAAAACTATCCTCTCTTTCTGAAGAGGAAACAGAAACTCGCCAAAGACTCGAATCTGAAATATCCAAAAGAGAATTGCTCGTAAAGAAGGCCCGTTAAGGGCCTTTCTCCTTTAAACTACTTCAAGTATAATAGGTTTGCTTACCCAAAGTCCGTGTAAGTTGCAGTATCCAAGACCTTCAAGTATTGCGTTTCCGGGTTTATCAATTTTAACTGTGAAAAGAGCCTTAGGAGCTCCTTGAGTCGCTCTAAATGTTGCTTTTACAACTTCAAATTTATCTATCCATAAAGCTACAGACTCTATCCAGTGAGTCATAGTATTTGGATGAGGGTGATAATATCCAACCTCAACGTAAACATCAAACCATTCCCCAGCTCTTACTTTCTTAGGAGCCTTTACATATGGAGTATGTTTTCTTCCTCCAATAGATTTTAAATCAGGTCCAAATACAGGAAATTTTTCTTCTGCAGCTTTCGTTATTTCTGAAACTGTAACCCCTCCTCCTAAAAAAACTCCTGTTGCCAGAATAGTTTTCTTAATAAAATCTCTCCTATCCATTTGATTTCTCCAAAAGTAATGTTTATTTTTTCAATCTATTGAAAGAAATTTTCAATTTCAAGTTTTCATAGAATCATTCTCTATGTCATCAAACATTCTTAGCTTCTGTTGAAGTTCAGATAGAAGGTG encodes:
- a CDS encoding desulfoferrodoxin family protein, with product MDRRDFIKKTILATGVFLGGGVTVSEITKAAEEKFPVFGPDLKSIGGRKHTPYVKAPKKVRAGEWFDVYVEVGYYHPHPNTMTHWIESVALWIDKFEVVKATFRATQGAPKALFTVKIDKPGNAILEGLGYCNLHGLWVSKPIILEVV
- a CDS encoding F0F1 ATP synthase subunit epsilon encodes the protein MATVKGIPTEMELLIASSTGKHIEAKAKEVYIETDDGDLGVLPGHQPEFYSISAGFVRFKDIEGKETVKLLFNGFVQIEPEIIRIGVQDIYEPEEVNIEIIENEISELKEKLSSLSEEETETRQRLESEISKRELLVKKAR